The following are from one region of the Rhizobium sullae genome:
- a CDS encoding IS110 family transposase, which yields MDQIIRIGMDTSKHVFQLHGVNAAEQPILRKKMRRKEMVDFFANCPPTVIAIEACGASHHWARLLTGLGHEVKLIAPQLAKPYVKRGKNDAADAEALCEAMSRPTMRFVPVKSADQQAALMLVGMRERAVAAQTQLANTIRGYAAEFGLTAAKGMSHIPLLLERIMIDESVPAVARELFTSLAEEFAQLGDRLKEVEAKLMAWYRNNECCRRLAKIPGVGPIGAVLLAMKAPAPEQFTSGRQFAAWMGLTPRDHSTAGKVRLGVITRAGDETLRKTLVVGATSRLQQVRAGRGKSTSPWLIELLKRKPPKLVAVALANKIARIAWKIMVTGEDYKGNARDRLWPAQHREISQV from the coding sequence GTGGATCAGATTATCCGTATTGGCATGGATACGTCAAAGCACGTCTTTCAATTGCATGGTGTAAACGCCGCCGAGCAACCGATCTTGCGCAAGAAGATGCGCCGCAAGGAGATGGTGGATTTCTTTGCGAATTGCCCACCGACCGTGATTGCGATCGAAGCCTGCGGCGCTTCGCATCACTGGGCCCGGTTGCTGACGGGGCTCGGACATGAGGTCAAGCTGATCGCGCCACAACTGGCGAAGCCCTACGTCAAGCGCGGCAAGAATGATGCGGCCGATGCCGAAGCGCTATGCGAGGCGATGAGCCGTCCGACGATGCGGTTCGTTCCGGTGAAGAGTGCGGATCAGCAAGCCGCGCTGATGCTGGTGGGCATGCGCGAGCGCGCTGTCGCCGCACAGACGCAGCTTGCCAATACAATTCGTGGCTATGCAGCTGAGTTCGGGCTGACGGCGGCCAAAGGCATGTCTCATATTCCGCTCCTTCTGGAACGCATCATGATTGATGAAAGCGTTCCGGCTGTGGCGCGTGAGCTGTTTACGTCTCTCGCTGAGGAATTTGCGCAGTTGGGGGATCGCCTGAAAGAGGTGGAGGCAAAACTGATGGCCTGGTATCGCAACAATGAATGTTGTCGCCGTCTTGCAAAGATCCCTGGTGTCGGACCGATCGGCGCGGTCTTGCTGGCGATGAAAGCTCCGGCCCCGGAACAGTTTACATCCGGAAGGCAGTTTGCCGCCTGGATGGGCCTAACGCCCAGAGACCATTCGACTGCGGGCAAAGTCAGGCTCGGTGTCATTACGAGGGCCGGCGATGAGACCTTGCGCAAGACATTGGTCGTGGGTGCGACCTCGCGGCTTCAACAGGTAAGAGCGGGACGTGGAAAGAGCACTTCGCCTTGGCTCATCGAGTTGCTCAAGCGCAAGCCACCCAAGCTCGTGGCTGTCGCGCTGGCCAACAAGATCGCCCGGATCGCCTGGAAGATAATGGTGACCGGCGAGGACTACAAAGGTAATGCTCGCGACCGGCTCTGGCCTGCGCAGCATAGAGAGATCAGTCAGGTCTAG
- a CDS encoding transporter substrate-binding domain-containing protein encodes MRQSFPASLSFKGFLTFWLSLVVFSAGTTSAQQAPSSLPLLFDARERLAKPDLSSLVRLRFLTAVDFPPFNFTDQNGKLSGFNIDLAREICNELEVASKCEIQALPFADLKETLAASQGDAVIAGLAVTSDLRKQFTFSRPYLMLPARFVRNAKAEIKGDTAAALSGRSVGVIKATVHEAMLNAYFPAIKAVLFENREALLTALRDGKVDAAFADALQLSFWVSSQASAKCCALFDGPYLSEQFLGEGMTIMLRQNDSVLTAALDHALAALSRNGRLQEIYLRYFPYGLY; translated from the coding sequence GTGAGACAATCTTTCCCTGCGTCCCTAAGTTTTAAGGGATTTTTAACTTTTTGGCTGTCCTTGGTTGTATTTTCTGCAGGGACGACGTCTGCGCAGCAGGCGCCATCGTCGCTGCCTTTGCTTTTTGACGCCCGTGAAAGGCTTGCCAAGCCGGACCTCTCTTCGCTCGTCCGCCTGCGCTTCCTGACTGCTGTCGATTTCCCACCTTTCAACTTTACCGACCAGAATGGCAAGCTGTCGGGCTTCAATATCGATTTGGCGCGCGAGATATGTAATGAACTGGAAGTGGCTTCAAAATGCGAGATCCAGGCGCTGCCCTTTGCCGATTTGAAGGAGACGCTTGCTGCCTCCCAGGGCGATGCCGTCATCGCGGGGTTGGCCGTAACTTCAGACTTACGCAAGCAGTTTACCTTCAGCCGTCCCTACCTCATGCTGCCGGCCCGTTTCGTGCGCAATGCGAAAGCGGAGATAAAAGGGGATACCGCCGCAGCGCTGTCTGGCCGATCGGTCGGCGTCATCAAGGCGACCGTACATGAGGCCATGCTTAACGCCTACTTTCCGGCAATAAAAGCCGTGCTTTTCGAGAATAGGGAGGCACTGCTGACGGCCCTGAGGGATGGCAAGGTGGACGCTGCCTTCGCCGACGCCCTGCAATTGTCCTTCTGGGTTTCCTCTCAGGCATCCGCCAAATGCTGCGCGCTCTTCGACGGCCCCTATTTGTCGGAGCAGTTTCTGGGAGAGGGCATGACGATCATGCTTCGCCAGAACGACAGCGTATTGACGGCAGCGTTGGACCACGCCCTTGCAGCACTTTCCAGAAACGGCCGCCTGCAGGAAATCTACCTGCGTTATTTCCCTTATGGGCTCTATTGA
- a CDS encoding tellurite resistance TerB family protein — protein MNKPLSAHDALIYVMVMASAVDSTMNDREMERIGQLIGFLPVFKDFDDDKLISIARDCAALLAGPEGLDVVLETVKDTLPARLYDTAYALAVEVASADLSVKAEELRLLSMLRDRLGLDKLTCAAIERSAIARFRNGQ, from the coding sequence ATGAACAAGCCGCTTTCCGCCCACGATGCCCTGATTTACGTGATGGTGATGGCATCCGCCGTCGACAGCACGATGAACGACCGGGAGATGGAGCGCATCGGCCAGCTGATCGGCTTTCTGCCAGTGTTCAAGGATTTCGACGACGACAAGCTGATTTCGATTGCCCGCGACTGCGCAGCACTGCTGGCCGGGCCGGAAGGTCTCGATGTCGTTTTGGAAACGGTGAAGGACACGCTGCCGGCGCGGCTCTACGACACCGCCTATGCCCTTGCCGTCGAAGTCGCTTCCGCCGACCTTTCCGTCAAGGCCGAGGAGCTTCGGCTGCTCAGCATGCTCCGCGACCGGTTGGGTCTCGACAAGCTCACCTGCGCGGCCATCGAACGCAGCGCGATCGCCCGCTTCCGCAACGGTCAATAG
- a CDS encoding thermonuclease family protein, translating into MRPAALLTAVAGITIVAVMLAAGRERFAGPDVATTAIEDPNTAAKSEEVPKPPIALPDPKISMNARPVDQASQFYPAEAEGKPLERVAVPEPETPKPEPQKAATLPRPVAESAGILAFGDRKLQLAGIVPTQADKICKELDGNEWPCGMLAKTNFRLFLRLRSVTCDLEDANWTGITTASCKIGAQDLSEWLVENGWADAVAGSPLTGAGEKAKAEKKGVYGEDPRKGAPLTLPPGPPPDNPLDPI; encoded by the coding sequence ATGCGGCCTGCAGCACTTCTGACAGCTGTTGCGGGAATAACAATCGTCGCCGTGATGCTGGCGGCAGGCAGGGAGCGGTTTGCCGGGCCGGATGTGGCGACGACCGCGATCGAAGATCCCAACACAGCTGCCAAATCCGAGGAGGTACCAAAGCCGCCAATTGCCCTTCCCGATCCAAAGATCAGCATGAACGCGCGGCCGGTCGACCAAGCAAGCCAGTTCTATCCGGCTGAGGCGGAGGGCAAGCCGCTGGAACGGGTAGCCGTGCCCGAACCGGAAACGCCAAAGCCGGAGCCGCAGAAAGCCGCAACATTGCCGAGGCCGGTCGCCGAGAGTGCTGGCATTCTCGCCTTCGGCGACAGGAAACTGCAGCTTGCCGGCATTGTTCCGACACAGGCCGACAAGATTTGCAAAGAGCTGGATGGGAACGAATGGCCTTGCGGAATGCTCGCCAAGACGAATTTCCGGCTCTTTCTGCGGCTGCGCTCAGTCACCTGCGATCTGGAGGACGCCAACTGGACCGGCATCACGACGGCCTCCTGCAAGATCGGCGCGCAAGACCTTTCCGAATGGCTTGTCGAGAACGGCTGGGCGGATGCAGTCGCCGGATCGCCGCTTACCGGAGCGGGCGAAAAGGCGAAGGCGGAGAAGAAAGGCGTCTATGGCGAGGATCCGCGCAAGGGCGCGCCGCTGACCCTGCCGCCCGGACCGCCGCCGGATAATCCTCTCGATCCGATCTAG
- a CDS encoding LexA family transcriptional regulator, with protein MLSHEQIWGAIDRLAERHDLTPSGLARRAGLDPTSLNKSKRLSADGRLRWPSTESIAKVLDATGATMEQFMGFMRSANSFSGLPDGASPPQGGSIPLLGFAQAGAGGFFDDGGFPAGQGWDVVEFPAAPSQKAGVYALEVQGDSMMPLYRDGDVLIVEPGAQVRRNDRVVVKTREGEVMAKVLLRQSPRSIELMSLNSEHPNRTIEFSDVDWIARIIWASQ; from the coding sequence ATGCTGTCACACGAGCAGATTTGGGGAGCGATCGATAGGCTTGCCGAACGGCATGACCTGACACCGTCTGGTCTTGCGCGCCGTGCCGGCCTCGACCCTACCTCCCTCAACAAATCTAAGCGGTTGTCTGCCGATGGCCGGTTGCGCTGGCCTTCGACGGAATCGATCGCCAAGGTGCTCGATGCGACAGGCGCCACCATGGAGCAGTTCATGGGCTTCATGCGGTCCGCAAACAGCTTCTCCGGTCTGCCGGATGGCGCATCCCCCCCGCAGGGAGGCTCCATTCCCCTGCTCGGCTTCGCACAGGCCGGCGCAGGCGGCTTTTTCGATGATGGCGGTTTCCCGGCTGGCCAAGGGTGGGATGTAGTGGAATTTCCCGCCGCACCCTCGCAGAAAGCGGGCGTCTATGCCCTCGAAGTGCAGGGAGACAGCATGATGCCGCTTTATCGCGACGGCGACGTCCTGATCGTGGAGCCGGGCGCACAGGTGCGCCGCAACGACCGCGTCGTCGTCAAGACGCGCGAGGGCGAGGTGATGGCCAAGGTGCTGCTACGCCAGAGCCCACGCTCCATCGAACTGATGTCCCTCAATTCCGAACATCCGAACCGGACGATCGAGTTTTCCGATGTGGATTGGATCGCGCGCATCATCTGGGCCAGCCAATAG
- a CDS encoding response regulator yields the protein MQEQTIIIADDHPLFRDALRQAVTGMEGQHTIVEAGDFTAARAAATTHPDADILLLDLAMPGVSGFSGLMALRSEFASLPIVIISATDDATTIRRALELGASGFISKSSGIEDIRSSIQAVLAGDIATPENYRDGEEQDPDVADLIHRLHTLTPQQSRVLTMLGEGLLNKQIAYELGVSEATIKAHVSAILLKLNVDSRTQAVIQLGKINMAMVA from the coding sequence ATGCAGGAACAGACGATCATCATTGCGGACGACCACCCGCTTTTCCGGGATGCGCTGCGCCAGGCCGTGACCGGCATGGAGGGGCAGCACACGATCGTCGAAGCCGGCGATTTCACGGCCGCGCGCGCTGCCGCTACCACTCATCCGGATGCGGATATCCTGCTGCTCGATCTTGCCATGCCCGGCGTCAGCGGCTTTTCCGGGCTGATGGCGCTACGCTCCGAATTCGCCAGCCTGCCGATCGTCATCATTTCCGCGACCGATGACGCGACGACGATCCGCCGCGCCCTGGAGCTCGGCGCTTCCGGCTTCATTTCCAAATCGTCCGGCATCGAAGATATCCGCAGCAGCATCCAGGCAGTGCTTGCCGGCGATATCGCAACGCCGGAGAATTATCGCGACGGTGAGGAACAAGACCCGGACGTGGCCGACCTCATTCACCGCCTGCACACGCTGACGCCGCAGCAGAGCCGCGTGCTCACCATGCTCGGCGAAGGCCTGCTCAACAAACAGATCGCCTACGAACTCGGCGTTTCCGAAGCAACGATCAAGGCGCATGTCTCGGCCATCCTCCTGAAGCTCAACGTCGACAGCCGCACGCAGGCCGTCATCCAGCTCGGCAAGATCAACATGGCGATGGTTGCCTGA
- a CDS encoding DUF952 domain-containing protein, with product MSVTPVVYKIVTEALWQEARQSGVFRGAGIDLQDGFIHLSTEKQVRQTAALFFAGQPGLLLIAIDSGKLGDKLIFEPSRNGDLFPHLYAELPLSAVIWEEPLPLDDAGQHIFPELLS from the coding sequence ATGAGCGTGACACCCGTCGTTTACAAGATCGTGACCGAGGCGCTCTGGCAGGAAGCCAGGCAAAGCGGCGTTTTTCGCGGCGCAGGCATCGACCTGCAAGACGGTTTCATTCATCTCTCGACGGAAAAACAGGTGCGGCAGACGGCGGCGCTGTTTTTCGCAGGCCAGCCGGGCCTGCTGCTCATCGCCATCGATAGCGGCAAGCTCGGCGACAAGCTGATCTTCGAACCCTCCCGAAACGGCGATCTCTTCCCGCATCTTTATGCCGAACTGCCCCTTTCGGCCGTCATCTGGGAAGAGCCGCTTCCGCTCGATGATGCCGGACAGCATATCTTCCCGGAACTCCTGTCATGA
- a CDS encoding quinone-dependent dihydroorotate dehydrogenase, whose amino-acid sequence MIGVFKSAARKGLFLFDPETAHGMSIAALKSGLVPACRISPDPRLVQTVAGLTFENPLGMAAGYDKNAEVPESLLKLGFGFTEIGTVTPKPQSGNPRPRIFRLVDDEGVINRLGFNNEGHDAVFRRLSAIRREGIIGVNIGANKDSEDRIGDYVAGIRRFYSVARYFTANISSPNTPGLRDLQARESLAALLSAVLAARDEEAARSGRKIPVFLKIAPDLTEEGMDDIAAEVLSHGLDGLIVSNTTLARDGLKDQRQAKEAGGLSGKPLFEKSTAILAKMRKRVGAALPIIGVGGVSSAETALEKIRAGADLVQLYSCMVYAGPGLPGEIVRGLSRLLDREKVTSIRELRDTRADHWAARNV is encoded by the coding sequence ATGATTGGTGTGTTCAAGAGCGCTGCCCGCAAGGGCCTCTTCCTGTTCGATCCCGAAACGGCGCATGGCATGTCGATCGCTGCGCTGAAATCCGGCTTGGTTCCCGCCTGCCGTATTTCTCCAGATCCGCGGCTGGTGCAGACGGTCGCCGGCCTCACCTTCGAAAACCCGCTCGGTATGGCGGCCGGTTACGACAAGAATGCCGAAGTGCCGGAATCCCTCCTCAAGCTCGGCTTTGGCTTCACTGAGATCGGCACGGTGACGCCGAAGCCGCAGTCGGGCAATCCGCGCCCGCGCATCTTCCGTCTGGTGGATGACGAAGGGGTCATCAACCGCCTCGGCTTCAACAACGAGGGCCATGATGCGGTCTTCCGGCGCCTGTCGGCGATCCGCCGCGAAGGCATCATCGGCGTTAACATCGGCGCCAACAAGGACAGCGAAGACCGCATCGGCGACTATGTGGCCGGCATTCGCCGCTTCTATTCCGTTGCGCGCTATTTTACGGCCAACATCTCTTCGCCGAATACGCCTGGCCTGCGTGACCTGCAGGCGCGCGAAAGCCTGGCCGCTCTCCTGTCCGCCGTGCTTGCCGCCCGCGACGAGGAGGCCGCGCGCTCTGGCCGGAAAATCCCGGTCTTCCTCAAGATTGCGCCCGATCTCACGGAAGAAGGGATGGACGATATCGCGGCCGAAGTGCTCTCCCATGGGCTGGACGGCCTGATCGTCTCGAACACGACGCTTGCCCGCGACGGTCTGAAGGATCAGCGGCAGGCGAAAGAAGCCGGTGGCCTTTCGGGCAAGCCGCTCTTCGAGAAGTCGACCGCGATTCTTGCGAAAATGCGCAAGCGGGTCGGCGCTGCACTCCCGATCATCGGTGTCGGCGGTGTTTCTTCGGCGGAAACCGCGCTCGAAAAGATCAGGGCAGGGGCCGATCTCGTGCAGCTTTATTCCTGCATGGTCTATGCGGGTCCTGGCCTACCGGGCGAGATCGTCCGCGGCCTCTCAAGGCTCCTCGACCGTGAAAAGGTCACGTCGATCCGCGAATTGCGCGACACCCGCGCCGATCACTGGGCGGCCCGGAACGTCTGA